The proteins below are encoded in one region of Fibrella aestuarina BUZ 2:
- a CDS encoding Lrp/AsnC family transcriptional regulator, with translation MDQLDQIDRTLLRLLQEDAKLTTKELATQLGLTLSPVYERIKRLENLGIIKGYVAVLDKAMLGQPITTFCQVSMRYHDKAFIEKFEEEVQKLHEVQECYHMAGQVDFLLKIHVPSLPAYHDFVKYKLSEIENIGVLNSTFVLKEIKHELGYHIS, from the coding sequence ATGGACCAGTTAGACCAGATCGATCGCACCTTGTTACGTCTCCTCCAAGAGGACGCCAAGCTGACAACAAAAGAATTAGCTACCCAGTTGGGACTGACGCTGTCGCCTGTTTACGAACGCATCAAACGGCTCGAAAACCTGGGCATCATCAAGGGATACGTGGCCGTGCTCGACAAAGCCATGCTGGGGCAGCCCATTACCACGTTCTGCCAGGTGTCGATGCGGTACCACGATAAGGCGTTCATCGAAAAATTTGAGGAGGAGGTGCAGAAGTTGCACGAAGTACAGGAGTGTTACCACATGGCCGGGCAGGTCGATTTTCTGCTCAAAATTCACGTACCCAGCCTGCCCGCCTACCACGATTTCGTGAAGTATAAACTCTCCGAAATCGAGAATATCGGCGTGCTCAACAGCACCTTCGTTCTAAAGGAAATCAAGCACGAGCTGGGGTATCATATTTCATAG